AGCGAAAACCAGCATGGAGGTGAAGCAATAACTAAGAGGAAGCCAGACATCCGAGTTAATGAAATGATCCGCATCCCGGAAGTGAGAGTGATCGACTCGGACGGCCAACAAGTTGGCGTGATGCAAACGCGGGATGCCTTAGAACTGGCTTACAGTCGCGGACTTGATTTGGTAGAGATATCGCCGACGGCGCGGCCGCCGGTGTGCAAGATTCTCGAATTCGGCCGCTACAAATACGAACTGCAGAAGAAGACGCGCGTGTCGAAGAAGAAGCAGCACGCGGTGACGATGAAGGAGATGCAGTATCGACCGAAGATCGAGGACCACGATTATCAATTCAAGACGCGCCATGTTATTGAGTTCCTCAACGCCGGACACAAAGTCAAGGTGATGGTGCAGTTTCGCGGCCGCGAGATGGCACACAAGGAGTACGGCGAGCAATTGATGCAGCAACTAATCGCGGATCTGTCCGAGCACGCCGTGGTCGAGATGCCGGCGAAGATGGAGGGCAACACGCTGACGATGGTGGTGAGCCCGAAGATCGATGCGAGTAAGAGTAAAGGAAGCGAGAATGCCGAAGGTAAAGACGAATCGGGCGGCGGCGAAGAGATTTAAGAAGACCGCGTCCGGTAAGGTCAAGTTTAAGCACGGCTATGCGCGCCATATTCTGGCCAAGAAATCCGCCAAGCGGAAACGCCAGATGCGCAAAGCGCAGTTTGCGAGCGGTGCGGATTTCCGCAAGCTCAAGTACCTGCTGCCGTACAATTGAAGTCTGCGAATTTGACAAGGAGTTAGAGATATGCCACGCGCAACGAATAACGTTGCTTCGCGCCGCCGCCGGAAGAAAGTCTTAGATCGCGCCAAGGGCAACTTCGGCGGGCGCAGCAAGCTGATCCGCACGGCCAAAGAGACCGTCCAGAAGGGTCTGACCTACGCTTATCGCGACCGTCGCAATCGCAAGCGCGACTATCGCCGGCTTTGGATTACCCGCATTTCTGCGGCGTGCCGGGCGGCCGATATCACCTATTCGAAGTTCATCAACGGTCTGCTCAAGGCCGGCGTGAACCTCGACCGCAAGGTGCTGGCCGACATGGCCATTCGCGACAAAGCCACCTTTGTAAAACTCGCCGAAATCGCCAAGAGCGCCTAAGGCCCATGTCCGAGACTGCGGCGGACATACTGGCGCAGGCGCAGGCGGATCTTGCCGCTGCGGCCACGCCGGAACAGGTCGAAGCCTGTCGGGTCCGATTTCTCGGCAAGAAGGGCGGTGTCACCGCTCTGCTGAAAAGCCTCAAGGACCTTGATCCCGAGCAGCGCCGCACGGTCGGCCAGCAGGCAAATGATCTGCGCGTGGCCATCGAGCAACTGCTTGAGCAGCGGCTCACGGCTGTCGGCGATCAGAGCGCTCGTTCCAAGGTAAAGATCGACTATACCCTGCCGGGGAAGCGTTATCCGGCGGGGAAGCTCCACCCCGTCACCCAGACCTTGAACGAAATCGTTGACATTTTCTACGGTATGGGCTTCCGCGTGGCCGAAGGGCCGGAGGTAGAGACGGAATATTATAACTTCGGGGCGCTCAATTTCCCGCCCGATCATCCGGCGCGCGATATGCAGGATACATTTTATGTCGGCAAGGACACGGTGCTGCGGACACATACCTCGCCGATCCAGATTCGCGAATTTGAGCGCACCAAGCCACCGGTGCGGATTGTGGCGCCCGGGCGGGTGTATCGCCAGGAGGCGATCAGCGCGCGCTCGTACTGCGTCTTCCACCAGGTCGAGGGCTTCTACGTTGATCACGATGTCACGTTTGCCGATCTGAAGGGCGTGCTGACGGCATTCGCACATACGTTCTTCGGCAGCGACGTCAAGTTCCGCTTCCGGCCCAGTTTCTTCCCGTTCACCGAGCCGTCGATGGAAGTCGACATTTCGTGTATTCTCTGCGGCGGCCGCGGTTGTCGGGTGTGCAAGCATGAGGGCTGGCTCGAAATCCTTGGCTGCGGCATGATCGATCCGAACGTGTTCAAGTCGGTCAACTACGACCCGGAGGTTTACTCCGGCTACGCATTCGGCATGGGCGTGGAGCGGATTGCCATGCTGCGCTATCAGATTGACGATATCCGGCTCTTCTTCGAAAACGACCTGCGATTTCTGGACCAGTTCTAACAGGGCAGGGTTATGCAAGTTTCATACAACTGGCTGCGCGAACTTGTCGATGTCGCGCTGGATCCGCACCAACTGGCGACGAAGCTGACCTCAATCGGCACGGCCGTGGAAAGCGTCGAGCCGGTTGCCGGCAATCTGGACAACATCGTGGTCGGCAAAGTGGTGACCTGCGAGCCGCATCCGAGCAAGAACACACTGAAGGTGTGCCGGGTCGAACTCGGCCGCGATATCCAGATGACCGTGGTCTGCGGCGCGCCCAACGTCAAGGTGGGAATAAAGGCGCCGTTGGCGCTGCCGGGCGCGGTGCTGGCCGACAACCAGCGCGTGCAAAGCGCCGAAATCGGCGGCGTGTTGTCGGAGGGTGTGCTTTGCTCCCAGTATGAACTCGGCATCTCGGATGACCATTCCGGGTTGATGGAGATCGAAGCATCGATCAAGTCGGGTTCCGATTTGCGGACGGCGCTGAATCTGGACGACTACATCCTCGGCTTTGACCTGACCCCGAATCGCGCCGACTGTCTTTCCGCAATCGGCATTGCCCGCGAGATTTCCGCCATCACCGGCTCGCCGATCAAGCGGCCGGCGGTCGAGATGAAGGAGAGCAGCGAGACGGCGGCGGCGCAGGTGGAGATCGCGATTGCCGATCCCGACGCCTGTCCCCGTTATGCAGCGCGCGTGATCCGCAATGTCAAGATTGGCCGTTCGCCGTGGTGGATTCAGCAGCGGTTGCTGGCGAGCGGGATTCGCTCGATCAACAACGTCGTCGACATCACAAATTATGTCCTGCTGGAATATGGCCAGCCGCTGCATGCCTTCGATTTCGACAATTTCAAACAGCCGAAGGTGCTGGTCCGGCGCGCGGTCGACGGGGAGACCTTCACGACGTTGGACGGCGTGGAACGCAAGCTCACCCCCGACGTGCTGCTGATTACCGATTCGGTGGCGCCGGTGGCCATCGGCGGCATCATGGGCGGGCAGTTTTCGGAAGTTACCGAGAAGACCACGAATGTCCTGCTCGAAGGGGCATATTTCAGCGCTTCAGTGATTCGTCGCGGCCGCAAGCATCTTGGTTTGATTTCAGAGGCGCAGACCCGATTCGAGCGCGGCTGCGATCCGAATATCGTGCCC
The genomic region above belongs to Candidatus Zixiibacteriota bacterium and contains:
- the pheS gene encoding phenylalanine--tRNA ligase subunit alpha, yielding MSETAADILAQAQADLAAAATPEQVEACRVRFLGKKGGVTALLKSLKDLDPEQRRTVGQQANDLRVAIEQLLEQRLTAVGDQSARSKVKIDYTLPGKRYPAGKLHPVTQTLNEIVDIFYGMGFRVAEGPEVETEYYNFGALNFPPDHPARDMQDTFYVGKDTVLRTHTSPIQIREFERTKPPVRIVAPGRVYRQEAISARSYCVFHQVEGFYVDHDVTFADLKGVLTAFAHTFFGSDVKFRFRPSFFPFTEPSMEVDISCILCGGRGCRVCKHEGWLEILGCGMIDPNVFKSVNYDPEVYSGYAFGMGVERIAMLRYQIDDIRLFFENDLRFLDQF
- a CDS encoding translation initiation factor IF-3 yields the protein MIRIPEVRVIDSDGQQVGVMQTRDALELAYSRGLDLVEISPTARPPVCKILEFGRYKYELQKKTRVSKKKQHAVTMKEMQYRPKIEDHDYQFKTRHVIEFLNAGHKVKVMVQFRGREMAHKEYGEQLMQQLIADLSEHAVVEMPAKMEGNTLTMVVSPKIDASKSKGSENAEGKDESGGGEEI
- the rplT gene encoding 50S ribosomal protein L20, translated to MPRATNNVASRRRRKKVLDRAKGNFGGRSKLIRTAKETVQKGLTYAYRDRRNRKRDYRRLWITRISAACRAADITYSKFINGLLKAGVNLDRKVLADMAIRDKATFVKLAEIAKSA
- the rpmI gene encoding 50S ribosomal protein L35; translation: MPKVKTNRAAAKRFKKTASGKVKFKHGYARHILAKKSAKRKRQMRKAQFASGADFRKLKYLLPYN